A single genomic interval of Dromiciops gliroides isolate mDroGli1 chromosome 1, mDroGli1.pri, whole genome shotgun sequence harbors:
- the HMGCS1 gene encoding hydroxymethylglutaryl-CoA synthase, cytoplasmic has product MPGSLPLNSEACWPKDVGIVALEIYFPSQYVDQVELEKFDGVDAGKYTIGLGQAKMGFCTDREDINSLCLTVVQNLMERNNLSYDCIGRLEVGTETIIDKSKSVKTNLMQLFEESGNTDIEGIDTTNACYGGTAAVFNAVNWIESSSWDGRYALVVAGDIAVYATGNARPTGGAGAVAMLIGPNAPLILERGLRGTHMQHAYDFYKPDMLSEYPVVDGKLSIQCYLSALDRCYAVYRNKIHAKWQKEGNDKDFTLNDFGFMIFHSPYCKLVQKSLARLLLNDFLSDQNRDKSGIYSGLEAFGDVKLEDTYFDRDVEKAFMKASADLFNQKTKASLLVSNQNGNMYTPSVYGSLASVLAQFTPQQLAGQRIGVFSYGSGFAATLYSLKVTQDATPGSALDKITMSLCDLKTRLDSRACVAPDVFAETMKLREETHHLVNYIPQGSVDALFEGTWYLVRVDEKHRRTYARRPSPNDGTLDAGAGLVHSSTAAEHIPSPAKKVPRLPATTAEPEAATISNGEH; this is encoded by the exons ATGCCTGGGTCCCTCCCTTTGAATTCAGAAGCCTGCTGGCCAAAAGATGTGGGAATCGTTGCCCTggagatttattttccttctcaataTGTCGATCAAGTAGAGTTGGAAAAATTTGATGGTGTTGATGCTGGAAAGTATACCATTGGTTTGGGCCAGGCCAAAATGGGTTTCTGTACAGATAGAGAGGATATCAACTCGCTGTGCTTGACTGTGGTACAGAATCTTATGGAGAGAAACAATCTTTCCTATGATTGCATTGGAAGGCTAGAAGTCGGAACAGAGACAATCATTGATAAGTCCAAGTCTGTGAAGACAAATTTAATGCAACTATTTGAAGAATCGGGGAATACAGATATAGAAGGAATTGATACAACTAATGCATGCTATGGAGGCACTGCTGCAGTCTTCAATGCTGTTAACTGGATCGAATCTAGCTCCTGGGATG GACGTTATGCTCTGGTAGTTGCGGGAGATATTGCTGTATATGCCACAGGAAATGCTAGGCCAACAGGTGGAGCTGGAGCTGTGGCCATGTTAATTGGCCCAAATGCACCTTTAATTCTAGAGCGAG GACTTCGTGGGACACACATGCAACATGCCTATGACTTTTACAAGCCTGATATGCTATCTGAATATCCTGTAGTTGATGGCAAACTGTCTATACAGTGCTACCTTAGCGCATTAGATCGTTGCTATGCTGTCTACCGAAATAAGATTCATGCCAAATGGCAGAAAG aaggaaatgataaagatTTTACCTTGAATGACTTTGGCTTCATGATTTTTCATTCACCATACTGTAAATTGGTTCAGAAGTCTCTAGCTCGCTTATTGCTGAATGACTTCCTCAGTGACCAGAACAGAGACAAAAGTGGCATATATAGTGGCCTGGAAGCCTTTGG GGATGTTAAGCTTGAAGATACCTACTTTGACAGAGATGTGGAAAAGGCATTTATGAAGGCCAGTGCTGATCTCTTTAATCAGAAAACCAAAGCATCTTTGCTTGTATCCAATCAGAATGGAAACATGTATACACCTTCAGTTTATGGCTCCCTTGCCTCTGTCCTAGCACA ATTCACACCTCAACAGTTGGCAGGGCAAAGGATTGGAGTCTTTTCCTATGGGTCTGGTTTTGCTGCTACATTATACTCTCTTAAAGTTACACAAGATGCTACTCCTG gaTCTGCCCTGGATAAAATAACAATGAGCTTATGTGATCTGAAGACAAGgcttgactccagagcctgtgTTGCACCTGATGTCTTTGCTGAAACTATGAAGCTCCGAGAAGAAACTCATCATTTGG TTAACTACATTCCCCAAGGTTCAGTGGATGCTCTTTTTGAAGGAACTTGGTATTTAGTTAGAGTGGACGAAAAGCACCGAAGGACTTATGCCCGTCGTCCCTCTCCAAATGATGGTACTTTGGATGCAGGGGCTGGCCTTGTGCATTCAAGCACAGCAGCAGAG catATCCCCAGCCCTGCTAAGAAAGTGCCACGCCTCCCTGCGACAACAGCAGAACCTGAAGCAGCTACCATTAGTAATGGGGAGCACTGA